In Pseudomonas sp. MM213, a genomic segment contains:
- a CDS encoding diiron oxygenase: MQTAIEIAKVDHQLVVRLNQAWTKRATVCAPDKASVSETFDPARPDYPECMVPFFHHPKFQALSDELKSTVVTWGWIGYNLRTVTAEEHVVNPALSVIANQYLGKNDWHFREAMQQTLIDEHYHTLMHLRAIERTKEDRALDQDLDLPPSVTYLRLAALREELPEQWQRDLAAITFAVVAEISVNAYLDLLADDQTIQPQNRRVAELHNRDEYAHSKILAEVAKVMYANMQPPQRAFFAQTLSVALSAFVAQDYSMWEAILTQLGVEDAALIIADTRESNKNATIMRDYSGLHRLAQDLGISDEIDFDFRPTLKTAAVA, from the coding sequence ATGCAAACAGCAATCGAGATCGCCAAGGTCGATCATCAACTGGTCGTGCGGCTCAATCAGGCCTGGACCAAAAGGGCCACGGTGTGTGCGCCGGACAAGGCCTCGGTCAGCGAAACGTTCGACCCGGCGCGCCCGGATTACCCGGAGTGCATGGTGCCGTTTTTCCATCACCCGAAATTCCAGGCCCTGAGCGACGAGCTCAAAAGCACCGTGGTGACCTGGGGCTGGATCGGCTACAACCTGCGCACGGTCACGGCCGAAGAGCATGTGGTGAACCCTGCGCTGAGCGTCATCGCCAATCAATACCTGGGCAAAAACGACTGGCATTTTCGCGAAGCGATGCAGCAGACGTTGATCGACGAGCACTACCACACGCTCATGCATCTGCGGGCCATCGAACGGACCAAAGAGGATCGAGCGCTTGATCAGGATCTGGACCTGCCGCCGTCGGTGACCTATCTGCGTCTTGCCGCGCTGCGTGAGGAATTGCCCGAGCAGTGGCAGCGCGATCTGGCGGCGATCACCTTCGCGGTAGTGGCCGAGATCAGCGTCAACGCTTACCTGGATCTGCTGGCCGACGATCAAACCATTCAGCCGCAAAATCGCCGCGTGGCAGAACTGCACAACCGCGACGAATATGCCCACAGCAAGATTCTCGCGGAAGTGGCGAAGGTCATGTACGCCAACATGCAGCCGCCTCAACGGGCATTTTTCGCACAGACGTTGTCGGTGGCGCTGAGTGCCTTTGTCGCTCAGGACTACTCGATGTGGGAGGCGATTCTGACGCAGCTCGGCGTCGAGGACGCGGCACTGATCATTGCCGACACCCGGGAGAGCAACAAGAACGCCACGATCATGCGCGACTACAGCGGCCTGCATCGTCTGGCGCAGGATCTGGGGATTAGCGACGAGATCGATTTCGACTTCCGTCCGACCCTCAAAACCGCTGCAGTGGCCTGA
- a CDS encoding sensor histidine kinase has protein sequence MRLTLTQRLSLVFAVLLLVCCGTSAWMQVRSNQMHEQEVVQGLSRDLAQHIARDTVLMDTQGLMPNAVRDLFSKLMLVNPSVEVYLLDTEGKIVGSAAPEGRIHRQQIDLAPIQRLLKGDALPILGDDPRSADARKVFSAAPLKVDGKPAGYLYVVLLGEDHDRLAERGATSAALNTALLSIGLVALLCLIAGLTAFALITRPLRRLTETVSQFDIDGVPATPPESAPVEKTASHDEIAILDATFRQMQARLSEQWRSLTRQDQERRELVANISHDLRTPLASLHGYLETLSLKDATLSPADRRRYLGIALDQSRKVGGLAQSLLELVRLEHGFVQPVLERFSLTDLVQDIFQKFELTAEARQVELKANFAPNVAAACADLGLIERVLTNLFDNALRHTAQGGEVELSLRPQGSFVEVTVSDTGPGIAPELREGLFLRPFNIGGARRDGGLGLRIVHRILQLHGRDIQLIDVPGRGATFRFTLPVDQQTAEQWAVRSMNLNSPGK, from the coding sequence CATGAGCAGGAAGTGGTGCAAGGGCTGTCGCGGGATCTGGCCCAGCACATCGCCCGTGACACCGTGCTGATGGACACCCAGGGCCTGATGCCCAATGCCGTGCGTGACCTGTTCAGCAAACTGATGCTGGTCAATCCCAGTGTCGAGGTCTATCTGCTCGACACCGAGGGCAAGATTGTCGGCAGTGCTGCGCCCGAGGGCCGGATTCATCGACAGCAGATCGACCTCGCGCCGATCCAGCGCCTGCTCAAAGGCGATGCCCTGCCGATTCTTGGCGACGACCCGCGCAGCGCTGATGCGCGCAAGGTGTTCAGCGCCGCGCCGCTGAAAGTTGACGGCAAGCCGGCTGGTTATCTCTACGTGGTGCTGCTCGGTGAGGACCACGATCGCCTGGCTGAACGCGGCGCCACCAGTGCGGCGCTCAATACCGCCTTGTTATCGATCGGGTTGGTCGCATTGCTCTGCCTGATTGCCGGTCTCACCGCGTTTGCACTGATCACCCGCCCTTTACGCCGACTGACCGAAACCGTCAGCCAGTTCGACATCGATGGCGTCCCGGCCACGCCTCCTGAGTCAGCGCCGGTGGAAAAAACCGCCAGCCACGATGAAATTGCCATTCTCGACGCCACCTTCCGCCAGATGCAGGCGCGCCTCAGTGAACAATGGCGTTCGTTGACCCGCCAGGATCAGGAGCGCCGCGAATTGGTGGCGAACATTTCCCACGACTTGCGCACGCCGCTGGCCTCCCTGCACGGTTATCTGGAAACCCTGTCGCTCAAGGACGCCACGTTGTCCCCCGCCGACCGCCGTCGCTACCTCGGCATCGCCCTGGATCAAAGCCGCAAGGTCGGCGGTCTGGCGCAATCGCTGCTGGAACTGGTGCGCCTGGAACACGGTTTTGTGCAACCGGTGCTGGAGCGCTTCTCCCTGACCGACCTGGTGCAGGACATCTTCCAGAAATTCGAACTGACCGCCGAGGCGCGTCAGGTCGAACTGAAAGCCAACTTTGCCCCCAACGTTGCAGCCGCCTGCGCCGATCTGGGGCTGATTGAACGGGTGCTCACCAATCTGTTCGACAACGCTCTGCGCCACACCGCCCAAGGTGGGGAAGTCGAACTGAGCCTGCGCCCTCAAGGGTCTTTCGTCGAAGTCACCGTCAGCGACACCGGCCCCGGCATCGCGCCAGAGCTGCGCGAAGGGTTGTTCCTGCGCCCGTTCAACATTGGCGGGGCACGGCGCGATGGCGGACTCGGGCTGCGAATCGTGCATCGGATCCTGCAACTGCACGGTCGCGATATCCAGCTGATCGACGTGCCCGGGCGTGGTGCAACGTTCCGCTTCACATTGCCGGTTGATCAGCAAACCGCAGAGCAATGGGCGGTGCGGTCGATGAATCTGAATTCACCGGGGAAATAG
- a CDS encoding N-acyl homoserine lactonase family protein, whose product MSVPVYEVFAIRVGANAQRTARENFLYDSCCGDPNASMPLDYYFWVIRNEQQVIVVDTCFQPATADRRNRQMYRLPEESLRQLDIDPAQVENLILTHLHWDHAGNLGLFPKATVHLQEAELRFCTGPKMAHRTVNKTYEVEDVMSALPPLFEGRLRLHTGTVEVVPGVTLHPVGGHTPGSQVVRVNTARGWIVLASDAAHLWANIRQRSPFPIIDDLAQTLEAFIEIDRLADGEDHVIPGHDPLIAERFPHWNDDPHIICLHANPL is encoded by the coding sequence ATGTCCGTTCCTGTGTACGAAGTGTTCGCCATCCGAGTCGGCGCCAATGCCCAGCGCACTGCCCGGGAGAACTTTCTTTACGACTCCTGCTGCGGTGATCCGAATGCGTCGATGCCGCTGGATTACTACTTCTGGGTCATTCGTAATGAGCAGCAGGTGATTGTGGTCGACACGTGCTTTCAACCCGCGACAGCGGATCGGCGCAACCGTCAGATGTATCGCCTGCCGGAAGAATCCCTACGTCAATTGGACATCGATCCGGCGCAGGTCGAGAACCTGATCCTCACCCATTTGCACTGGGACCACGCCGGCAACCTGGGGTTGTTTCCGAAAGCCACGGTGCATTTGCAGGAAGCGGAGCTGCGCTTCTGCACCGGTCCGAAAATGGCCCATCGCACGGTGAACAAAACCTACGAGGTCGAGGATGTGATGTCGGCGTTGCCACCGTTGTTCGAAGGCCGGTTGCGCTTGCATACCGGCACGGTCGAGGTGGTTCCCGGCGTGACGCTGCACCCGGTAGGCGGGCATACGCCGGGTAGCCAAGTGGTGCGGGTGAACACCGCACGCGGGTGGATTGTTCTGGCATCGGATGCGGCGCATTTGTGGGCGAACATTCGTCAGCGCAGTCCGTTCCCGATCATTGATGATCTGGCTCAGACGCTGGAAGCGTTTATCGAAATCGACCGTTTGGCCGACGGCGAAGACCACGTCATTCCCGGCCATGACCCGTTGATCGCCGAGCGCTTCCCGCATTGGAACGATGACCCGCACATCATCTGCCTGCACGCCAATCCCTTGTAG
- a CDS encoding aminotransferase-like domain-containing protein, whose protein sequence is MHPTPLYRQLANHYLDAIRSGTLKTGERFPSIRLMMEKHAVSLSTAVQVCRELEDYGVLEARPRSGNYIRQPDTLPKPVVTTTPAPLDTEVYLGIHEQVSSVLKASQRATVKVNFASAYCAPELYPLKILQDHMSKALRQDQKLLGATGPTCGNIELRNILARRALTAKANLSAEKMVITNGATEAINLALRAVTHPGDTVAVESPTFYGLLQILESLNLRVLEVPATAHSGINLFALEQLLQGPERIRALIVIPNLQNPLGSIMPDTHKARLVQLCAEHGTVLIEDDTYGDLVDTEQPLSTLKHWDRTDNVIYCASLNKTLAPGIRLGWISAGQWHDRVEMLKHTQSRGCEALSQLAVSAFMKTPSYERYLRRLRKTLTQQRQQMSAAITRYFPPGTRITHPQGGTLLWVELPAEQASMAFFHAALKVGIQILPGDIFSNAQRFSHFVRIGCGAPYSPKIDEALATLGQLLKNQS, encoded by the coding sequence ATGCACCCGACCCCCTTGTATCGTCAGTTAGCCAACCACTACCTCGACGCGATCCGCAGCGGCACCTTGAAAACCGGCGAACGCTTCCCCTCCATTCGGCTGATGATGGAAAAACACGCCGTCAGCCTGTCGACCGCGGTGCAGGTGTGCCGGGAGCTTGAGGACTATGGCGTCCTGGAAGCCCGTCCGCGTTCCGGCAACTACATTCGCCAGCCGGACACCTTGCCCAAACCGGTCGTGACCACAACGCCTGCGCCCCTTGATACCGAGGTCTATCTCGGCATTCACGAGCAAGTGTCATCGGTGCTCAAGGCCAGCCAACGCGCGACGGTCAAGGTCAATTTCGCCAGCGCCTACTGCGCGCCGGAACTCTATCCGTTGAAGATTCTGCAAGACCATATGAGCAAGGCATTGCGTCAGGATCAGAAACTGCTGGGTGCGACAGGCCCGACCTGCGGCAACATCGAGTTGCGCAACATCCTTGCCCGACGAGCGCTGACGGCAAAGGCCAACCTGAGCGCCGAAAAAATGGTGATCACCAACGGCGCGACCGAAGCGATCAACCTGGCCTTGCGTGCGGTGACCCACCCCGGCGACACCGTGGCCGTGGAATCCCCGACCTTTTACGGCCTGCTGCAAATTCTCGAAAGTTTGAACTTGCGAGTGCTCGAAGTCCCGGCAACGGCCCATTCGGGCATCAATCTGTTCGCGCTCGAACAGCTGTTGCAAGGCCCCGAACGGATTCGGGCGCTGATCGTCATTCCCAATCTGCAGAATCCGCTCGGCAGCATCATGCCCGACACCCACAAGGCGCGGCTGGTGCAATTGTGTGCCGAGCACGGCACCGTGCTGATCGAAGACGATACCTACGGCGACCTGGTGGACACCGAGCAGCCGTTATCCACGCTCAAACACTGGGACCGCACCGACAACGTCATCTACTGCGCGTCGCTGAACAAAACGCTGGCGCCGGGCATACGCCTGGGCTGGATCAGCGCCGGGCAATGGCACGACCGCGTGGAAATGCTCAAACACACGCAGTCCCGAGGTTGTGAAGCGTTGTCGCAACTGGCGGTCAGCGCGTTCATGAAGACGCCGTCCTACGAACGTTACCTGCGCCGCTTGAGGAAAACGCTGACACAGCAGCGCCAGCAGATGAGTGCGGCGATCACTCGCTATTTTCCACCGGGCACCCGCATCACCCATCCACAGGGCGGTACGTTGTTGTGGGTGGAACTGCCGGCTGAACAGGCGTCCATGGCGTTTTTTCATGCGGCGTTGAAGGTGGGCATCCAGATTTTGCCTGGGGATATCTTTTCCAATGCCCAGCGCTTCAGTCACTTTGTGCGGATCGGTTGTGGGGCGCCGTATTCGCCGAAGATTGATGAGGCGCTGGCGACCTTAGGCCAACTCCTCAAAAACCAGAGCTGA